TGAGGCCTGGCTCGCACAGACTTCAGCGAGCATGCGCAGGCGCCGCTTGGGCTCGCTGACGAAGGGGTTGTTCAGGTCCCAGGCGTAGCCGGCGAGGATCGAGCTGATCATTGCGCGGATATCGGCCTGGCCGCCTTCGAAGAAGATCACGTCCTGGAAGCTGCCGTCGTACCAGCCCTCCACGTAGGCGCGGAAGGTGTCCACACCGCGCTTGAGCGGCACGGCAAAATCCTGTTCCCAGTCCACCGCCTCGCCGCGCAGCTGGCGGTCCAGCAGGTGGGCAGCCATGCTCGCCGAACGCATGGCGATGGTCACCCCGGAGGAAAACACCGGGTCGAGGAATTCCGCGGCGTTGCCCAGCAGCGCGAAGCCGGGGCCGTGCAGGCGCTTGACGTTGGCCGCGTAGCCGCCGATGGTCCGCGCCGGGGTGTCCCACACGGCGTGCTTCAGGGTGTCGCGCAGGCGCGGGGTCTCGTCGATGAAGGCGCGCAGGCAGGCGTCCAGGTCCTGGGGCTGCTCGGCAAAGCGTTCGGCACTGGCCACCACGCCCAGGGAGCAGCGGCCGTTGCTGAAGGGAATGGTCCAGAACCACACGTCACGGTGCTCGGGGTGCACGCTGACGAGGATCTTGTTGCGGTCGAAGGCCGGGTCGTCGATGTGGTCCTCGACATGCGTGAACACCGCCTGGCGCAGCGGAAAGCCCGACGGTGCTTCGAGGTCGAGCAGGCGCGGGAGCACGCGGCCGTAGCCGCTGGCGTCGAGTACGAAGCCGGCCTGCAGGGAGTACTGGCTGCCGTCCTCACGGCGTACTTCCAACAGCCCCTGGCCACTGCTGAAGTCGGCGCCGAGCAGTTCTTCCTGGTAGCGGATCTCCACGCCCTGCAGCGCCGCCTGGTCGGCCAGCAACTGGTCGAAGTCGGCACGCTGCACTTGGAAGGTGCTGGGCTTGCCGGGGGTGAAGGTGTTGCCGAAGTCGAAGTCGGAATAGCGCTCGCGCCAGGCGAAGGCTGCGCCATTCTTGTACTGGAAGCCCGCCGCCTGCACGGCGTCGAGCATGCCGGCTTCCTCGACGAAGTCCAGGCAGTGCGCCAGCAGGCTCTCGCCGATGGAGAAGCGCGGGAAGCGCTGGCGTTCGAGGATCAGCACGTCGTGGCCCTTGCGCTTGAGCAGCGCGGCGGCGATGGCGCCGGCCGGCCCGGCGCCGATGATCACCACCGGGCGATATTCCATATCAGTGCTTGGCACAGTGACTCCTTACCGGTCGGTCGGTTGCCTTGTCGATTGAGTGGGGGCTGGCGGCACTGGCCCAGGGTGCCAGCAGGAAGCTGAACACCAGGCCCAGGCTCACCGCCAGGCCGAAGTTGCTGATCGCCGGTGTCTGCGACAGCGCCAGCAGGCCGAACGACAGCCAGGTGGTGAGGGCCGCCAGCAGGGTGCCGAGCAGGCTCACTGCGGCGCCACCGACCTGCTCGCGCATGAGGATCGCGTAGTCGACGCTGATCGCGGTGACCAGCAGCAGGCCGAACAGGCTGAATAGCGTCAGCGGCTGACCCAGCCAGCCGAGGCTGGCCAGACTGCACAGCGCGGCGAGCAGCGGCAGG
The Pseudomonas sp. DTU_2021_1001937_2_SI_NGA_ILE_001 DNA segment above includes these coding regions:
- a CDS encoding NAD(P)/FAD-dependent oxidoreductase — its product is MPSTDMEYRPVVIIGAGPAGAIAAALLKRKGHDVLILERQRFPRFSIGESLLAHCLDFVEEAGMLDAVQAAGFQYKNGAAFAWRERYSDFDFGNTFTPGKPSTFQVQRADFDQLLADQAALQGVEIRYQEELLGADFSSGQGLLEVRREDGSQYSLQAGFVLDASGYGRVLPRLLDLEAPSGFPLRQAVFTHVEDHIDDPAFDRNKILVSVHPEHRDVWFWTIPFSNGRCSLGVVASAERFAEQPQDLDACLRAFIDETPRLRDTLKHAVWDTPARTIGGYAANVKRLHGPGFALLGNAAEFLDPVFSSGVTIAMRSASMAAHLLDRQLRGEAVDWEQDFAVPLKRGVDTFRAYVEGWYDGSFQDVIFFEGGQADIRAMISSILAGYAWDLNNPFVSEPKRRLRMLAEVCASQAS